A part of candidate division WOR-3 bacterium genomic DNA contains:
- the topA gene encoding type I DNA topoisomerase — protein MKKKNILIVESPSKAKTIEKYLKGEFKVLASRGHVKDLPENKFGVDIKKDFEPEFEIIKNKKKILEELKKEAKDAEKILLGLDPDREGEAIAFHIKEIIKRSDAKRVLFYEITEEEVKKGIENPIEIDMNKVESQFSRRILDRIVGYKVSPLLWKLIKRGLSAGRVQTVALRLLVEREREIENFIPEKYFKVEVIFLKDGVEFKGEIKKYKGKDVSKIKERDLAEEIKNKVLNSLIKVENVESKIREITPPEPFKTSTLQESASKTLSFSPGKTMQIAQRLFEGLETPEGRIGLITYHRTDSVRISEKVIPEIKKKIKEIFGEEYVRKKERVFKEKGKIQGAHEGIRPTKLNLKPEDLLNYLNEDELKLYEIIYLRTLSSFSENAKVEDKKIKFINGEVEGEIKGKKIVFDGFMKIIGKDFEEIYIPQLLKGETLKIKDVNILEKETNPPERYTEAELIKTLEKLGIGRPSTYAPIIEILYQRNYVEKRGKTLFPTELGKKVCDILVKEFPEIFNVEFTKKMEDLLDEIEEGNLKRREFLKNFWEEFSKVLFKVEENLYGLKKEYLEEYLEERCPECGERLLVKWGKYGKFISCSNFPECKYKRDYIEKKFLCPECKEGYLVKRKSKKIFYGCSRYPECKFVSTFPPVEKKCPYCSFDFSFKIYKNKKTFYRCPSCGKFFK, from the coding sequence ATGAAAAAGAAAAATATTCTTATAGTGGAATCTCCGTCAAAGGCAAAGACAATTGAAAAATATCTAAAAGGTGAATTTAAAGTTCTTGCCTCAAGGGGTCATGTTAAGGATTTACCAGAAAATAAGTTTGGCGTTGATATAAAAAAAGATTTTGAGCCAGAATTTGAAATAATAAAAAATAAGAAAAAGATTTTAGAAGAGTTAAAAAAAGAAGCAAAAGATGCTGAAAAAATTTTATTGGGCTTAGATCCTGATAGAGAAGGGGAGGCAATTGCTTTTCATATAAAGGAGATAATTAAAAGAAGTGATGCCAAAAGAGTGCTTTTTTACGAAATAACAGAAGAGGAAGTTAAAAAAGGAATAGAGAATCCTATTGAAATTGATATGAATAAAGTGGAATCACAATTTTCAAGAAGAATCCTTGATAGAATTGTAGGTTATAAGGTTTCTCCTTTACTTTGGAAATTGATAAAAAGGGGACTATCTGCAGGGAGAGTTCAGACTGTTGCTTTGAGATTATTGGTAGAAAGAGAAAGGGAAATAGAGAATTTTATTCCAGAAAAATATTTTAAGGTTGAGGTTATTTTTTTAAAAGATGGAGTAGAGTTTAAAGGTGAGATAAAAAAATATAAGGGGAAGGATGTAAGCAAAATAAAGGAAAGAGATCTTGCAGAAGAAATAAAAAATAAAGTTTTAAATTCTCTTATAAAGGTAGAAAATGTAGAAAGTAAAATTAGAGAAATAACTCCACCTGAACCTTTCAAAACAAGCACTTTACAGGAAAGTGCTTCTAAGACTCTTTCTTTTTCACCTGGCAAAACAATGCAGATAGCACAGAGATTATTTGAAGGACTTGAAACTCCTGAAGGAAGAATAGGGCTTATAACATATCACAGAACAGATTCTGTTAGAATAAGTGAGAAAGTAATACCTGAGATTAAAAAGAAGATAAAAGAAATTTTTGGTGAGGAATACGTTAGAAAAAAGGAAAGAGTATTTAAGGAAAAAGGGAAAATTCAAGGAGCACATGAGGGAATAAGACCTACAAAGTTAAACTTAAAACCAGAAGATCTTTTAAATTATTTAAATGAGGATGAACTTAAACTTTATGAAATTATATATTTAAGAACCCTTTCATCTTTTTCTGAAAATGCAAAAGTTGAGGATAAAAAAATAAAGTTTATAAATGGCGAAGTTGAAGGAGAAATAAAGGGTAAGAAGATAGTTTTTGATGGGTTTATGAAAATAATAGGAAAAGATTTTGAGGAAATCTATATTCCTCAGCTTTTAAAAGGGGAAACATTAAAAATAAAGGATGTAAATATTTTAGAGAAAGAAACAAATCCACCTGAAAGATATACAGAGGCTGAACTTATTAAGACTTTAGAAAAACTCGGAATTGGTAGACCTTCAACATATGCGCCGATAATTGAAATTCTCTATCAGAGAAATTATGTGGAAAAAAGAGGTAAAACTCTATTTCCTACTGAACTTGGTAAAAAAGTTTGTGATATACTTGTAAAAGAATTTCCTGAAATTTTTAATGTTGAATTTACTAAGAAAATGGAAGATTTGCTTGATGAAATTGAAGAAGGAAATTTAAAGAGGAGGGAATTTCTCAAAAATTTCTGGGAAGAATTTAGTAAAGTTCTATTTAAAGTAGAGGAAAATCTTTATGGTTTGAAAAAGGAATATCTTGAGGAATATCTTGAGGAGCGATGTCCTGAGTGTGGAGAAAGGCTTTTAGTAAAATGGGGTAAATATGGTAAATTTATTTCCTGTTCAAACTTTCCTGAATGTAAATATAAAAGGGACTATATTGAAAAGAAATTTTTGTGTCCTGAATGTAAAGAGGGTTATTTAGTTAAAAGAAAAAGCAAAAAAATTTTTTATGGTTGTTCCCGTTATCCAGAATGTAAATTTGTATCAACTTTTCCTCCTGTTGAAAAAAAGTGTCCCTATTGTTCTTTTGATTTTTCTTTTAAAATTTATAAAAATAAAAAGACTTTTTATAGATGTCCCTCTTGTGGAAAATTTTTTAAATGA
- a CDS encoding MFS transporter gives MKDKGITKVFKNRNFLLYSLAQTISLIGDKLDHMALIALVRAYAYGHSVAFSHLAFFFTIPGVIFGPIAGIIADRMNRKKILIFGDFARALLVIMIPLLVLYFRHIFPMYFIVFFVFLIGVLYNATKMAIIPGLLKSSDEILAANSTITLAGRLATVLGLFFGGLIVDWEIWKNFGIEGWQAGFYLDGITFFISGFFLIFIFIPDHRTHKKEELAKLIIEEEKNYFQKTVSDLKDALSLIKKDKNVSFVLFSILFLVFVGANVYVLIVILVQQFLGYGTTGVGKLGALTAFGMASGAFILGFLGDKWDRKNVIIYSFLIISALLIIFPFFKKFAYIGLFSFLGGLLLSPVMISQDTLLHENVPSEFRGRIFASKELIINGIFLILSYIFGILAEWIYPAKIIFFNGLILLFFTVFFLLKTK, from the coding sequence TTGAAAGATAAGGGAATTACAAAAGTTTTTAAAAACAGGAATTTTCTTTTATATTCCCTTGCTCAAACAATTTCCCTTATAGGAGATAAACTTGACCATATGGCTTTAATAGCACTTGTTAGAGCTTACGCTTATGGACATTCGGTTGCCTTTTCACATCTTGCTTTCTTTTTTACCATTCCAGGTGTTATTTTCGGACCAATTGCAGGTATAATTGCTGACAGGATGAATAGAAAAAAAATACTTATTTTTGGTGATTTTGCAAGAGCTTTACTTGTTATTATGATACCTCTTCTCGTTTTATACTTCAGACATATATTCCCTATGTATTTTATAGTGTTTTTTGTTTTCCTTATTGGTGTTCTTTATAATGCAACAAAAATGGCTATAATACCAGGGCTTTTAAAATCAAGTGATGAAATTTTAGCAGCTAATTCAACTATAACTTTAGCTGGAAGACTTGCAACAGTTCTTGGACTTTTTTTTGGAGGACTTATTGTGGACTGGGAAATATGGAAAAATTTTGGTATTGAAGGATGGCAAGCGGGTTTTTATCTTGATGGAATCACTTTTTTCATTTCGGGCTTTTTTTTAATTTTTATTTTTATTCCTGACCACAGAACACATAAAAAAGAAGAACTTGCAAAATTAATAATTGAGGAGGAAAAAAATTATTTTCAAAAAACTGTTTCTGATTTAAAAGACGCCCTCTCATTGATAAAGAAAGATAAAAATGTATCCTTTGTTCTTTTTTCAATTTTATTTCTTGTATTTGTAGGTGCAAATGTATATGTTTTAATTGTTATTTTAGTTCAACAGTTTCTTGGATATGGAACGACTGGAGTGGGAAAACTTGGAGCTTTAACTGCTTTTGGAATGGCTTCAGGTGCTTTTATACTGGGTTTTCTTGGTGATAAATGGGACAGAAAAAATGTTATCATATATTCCTTTCTTATAATTTCAGCTTTACTTATAATTTTTCCCTTTTTTAAAAAATTTGCCTATATAGGTCTTTTCTCCTTTTTAGGTGGTCTTTTACTTTCACCTGTTATGATTTCTCAGGATACACTTTTACATGAAAATGTTCCCTCAGAATTCAGGGGAAGAATATTTGCAAGTAAGGAGTTAATTATAAATGGTATATTTCTTATTTTATCCTATATTTTTGGGATTCTTGCTGAATGGATTTATCCAGCCAAAATTATATTTTTTAACGGTTTAATTTTACTGTTTTTTACTGTATTTTTTCTTTTAAAAACAAAATGA
- a CDS encoding glycosyltransferase family 4 protein, with protein MKNLKILFASDFYYPYVGGISEHIYHLKKELEKRGHDVYVLTCGYSKDDFPDYKDDEKTIRIGKSIPILFNKSVGRVTFSARGGKKIKEIIEKGKFDIIHTHGPLAPMMPYYALKYSNTLNFSTFHAAHDPSKLYEIFKRHLIKIFEKIHGKIAVSPVARDSIKRHFGGEYRIIPNGVDVERFSPSNRGKSILPKDKKIVLFVGRFEQRKGFKYLRKAFKKVLKEVKDAHLVAVGTGPLLRIEKEKAKFELKDNVTFLGRVSFEDLPKIYANSHVFCSPAIGYESQGIVLLEAMASSVPVVASNIEGYRFVLEDGKEGFLVEPKNPEDIADKLIYLLKNEDLRLSMGNRGRKKAIEEFSWDKIASEVESYYFEIKEKIKIER; from the coding sequence ATGAAAAATTTAAAGATTCTATTTGCCTCTGATTTTTATTATCCTTATGTAGGAGGAATTTCCGAGCATATTTATCATTTAAAAAAAGAGTTAGAAAAAAGGGGTCACGATGTTTATGTTTTAACATGTGGTTATAGTAAAGATGATTTTCCTGATTACAAAGATGATGAGAAGACAATAAGGATAGGAAAATCAATTCCGATTCTTTTTAATAAATCCGTTGGCAGAGTTACTTTTTCAGCAAGAGGTGGAAAAAAAATAAAGGAAATAATTGAAAAAGGTAAATTTGATATTATTCATACTCATGGTCCCCTTGCCCCCATGATGCCCTATTATGCTTTAAAGTATTCCAATACTTTAAATTTTTCTACATTTCACGCTGCTCACGACCCTTCAAAACTTTATGAAATATTTAAAAGACATTTGATTAAAATTTTTGAAAAAATTCACGGGAAGATCGCAGTTTCTCCAGTTGCAAGAGACTCAATAAAGAGACATTTCGGAGGTGAATATAGGATTATCCCGAATGGAGTAGATGTTGAAAGATTCAGTCCTTCAAACAGAGGAAAAAGCATTTTACCGAAGGATAAAAAAATTGTTCTCTTTGTTGGAAGGTTTGAACAGAGAAAGGGTTTTAAATATTTAAGAAAAGCTTTTAAAAAGGTATTGAAAGAAGTGAAGGATGCTCATCTTGTGGCTGTTGGAACAGGTCCTCTTTTAAGAATTGAAAAAGAAAAAGCAAAATTTGAATTGAAGGATAATGTTACATTTCTTGGGAGAGTTTCCTTTGAAGATTTACCTAAAATTTACGCTAATTCACATGTTTTTTGTTCCCCTGCTATAGGTTACGAATCTCAGGGGATTGTTTTACTTGAAGCAATGGCATCATCTGTTCCTGTTGTAGCTTCAAATATAGAGGGGTATAGATTCGTTTTGGAAGATGGGAAAGAAGGTTTTCTTGTGGAGCCCAAGAATCCTGAGGATATTGCTGATAAGTTAATTTATCTTTTAAAAAATGAGGATTTAAGATTAAGTATGGGTAATAGGGGTAGAAAAAAGGCTATAGAAGAATTTTCATGGGATAAGATTGCTTCTGAAGTTGAGTCCTATTATTTTGAAATTAAGGAGAAAATAAAAATTGAAAGATAA
- a CDS encoding pyridoxal phosphate-dependent aminotransferase: MKISKRIQEAQYSPIRKFYTFANEAKKKGIEVFHLNIGEPDVKPPETFFRAIREFNKEIIGYGPSDGIPELKDAWYRYYLRRGYKIEPEDVLVTIAGSEALIFSFFSTADEGEEIIVFEPFYTNYNTFAKIAGVKLVPIPTSIKNNFLLPPEKEIEKYINKKTRAIVYANPNNPTGKVYSKEEIEVLIRLAKKHNLFIIADEVYREFVYGDYKHYSILEFEDIYDLAIVADSVSKRYSLCGARIGAIVTRNKKLRENILKLMQARLSPPLVEQYACAEVINKEDKFIEECRKEYEKRIKLGMKILMSSNYIFSFEPHGAFYTMVDLKDINSEKYTEFLLRDFEIERKTVMVAPGNGFYVSKGKGENEVRIAFVLNSNKLKIALNIFLEGIKKFKEKK, translated from the coding sequence ATGAAAATATCAAAAAGAATTCAAGAGGCTCAATATTCTCCTATAAGAAAGTTTTATACCTTTGCTAATGAAGCAAAAAAGAAGGGTATAGAAGTTTTTCATCTTAACATTGGAGAACCTGATGTTAAACCACCTGAAACCTTTTTTAGAGCAATAAGGGAATTTAATAAAGAGATAATTGGATATGGACCCTCTGATGGTATTCCTGAACTCAAAGATGCCTGGTACAGATATTATTTAAGAAGAGGATATAAAATTGAACCAGAAGATGTCCTTGTAACAATAGCAGGCAGTGAAGCACTTATTTTTTCTTTTTTCAGCACTGCTGATGAAGGAGAAGAAATAATTGTATTTGAGCCCTTTTATACAAATTATAATACTTTTGCCAAAATTGCAGGTGTTAAACTTGTTCCAATTCCGACCTCTATAAAGAACAATTTCTTACTACCTCCTGAAAAGGAAATAGAGAAATATATTAATAAGAAAACAAGGGCTATTGTTTACGCAAATCCCAACAATCCAACTGGAAAAGTTTACTCTAAGGAGGAAATAGAGGTTTTAATCAGGTTAGCAAAAAAACACAATCTTTTTATAATAGCCGATGAAGTATACAGGGAATTTGTATATGGAGATTATAAACATTATTCAATTCTTGAATTTGAGGATATTTATGATTTAGCAATTGTGGCTGACTCAGTATCCAAAAGGTATTCTCTCTGTGGAGCAAGAATTGGTGCCATTGTTACACGAAATAAAAAATTAAGGGAAAATATTTTAAAACTAATGCAGGCAAGGCTTTCTCCTCCCCTTGTTGAACAGTATGCCTGTGCAGAAGTTATTAATAAGGAGGATAAATTTATAGAAGAATGTAGGAAAGAGTATGAAAAGAGAATAAAACTGGGAATGAAAATATTAATGAGTTCAAATTATATTTTTTCCTTTGAACCACACGGTGCCTTTTATACGATGGTTGATTTAAAGGATATTAACAGTGAAAAGTATACAGAGTTTTTATTAAGGGATTTTGAAATAGAAAGGAAAACTGTAATGGTGGCACCTGGAAATGGATTTTATGTTTCAAAAGGAAAAGGTGAAAATGAAGTAAGAATAGCTTTTGTTTTAAATTCAAATAAACTGAAAATTGCACTAAACATATTTTTAGAGGGAATTAAGAAATTTAAAGAAAAAAAATAA
- a CDS encoding MTH1187 family thiamine-binding protein produces the protein MKKVIVAVSITPIGTGSASVSEFIAESLKVLDKYPDIKYEIDPMFTILYGDKEKIFKAIIKMQEAMFKKGAMRVSTVIKIDERRDKEQSPLDKIESLKKHFKK, from the coding sequence ATGAAAAAAGTAATTGTTGCTGTTAGTATTACACCTATTGGCACAGGAAGCGCCTCAGTTTCAGAGTTTATAGCAGAAAGTTTGAAAGTTCTTGATAAATATCCTGATATAAAGTATGAGATAGATCCAATGTTTACAATTCTTTATGGTGATAAAGAAAAAATTTTTAAGGCTATAATTAAAATGCAGGAGGCTATGTTTAAAAAGGGAGCAATGAGAGTTTCAACGGTAATAAAGATTGATGAAAGGAGGGATAAAGAGCAGAGTCCTCTCGATAAGATTGAGTCCCTTAAAAAACATTTTAAAAAATAA
- the secG gene encoding preprotein translocase subunit SecG translates to MIGLLIFLHVFFVIILIAVILVQQPRGRGLGAFFGGGAQDLLGVRGTPTFFQKLTWGLAAFIGLLAILIAIFSKSSSPENRARIRESPGIYNIIPLFSEESKGESSPLPLQEEKGKEEKK, encoded by the coding sequence ATGATAGGGCTTTTAATTTTTTTACATGTATTCTTTGTAATAATTTTAATTGCAGTTATTCTTGTTCAGCAGCCAAGGGGAAGGGGGCTTGGTGCTTTTTTTGGCGGAGGTGCTCAGGACCTTCTTGGTGTTAGGGGTACTCCAACTTTTTTCCAGAAATTGACCTGGGGACTTGCTGCTTTTATAGGGCTTCTTGCTATTTTAATTGCAATTTTCTCAAAATCCAGTTCACCTGAAAATAGAGCTCGTATTAGAGAAAGTCCTGGTATTTATAATATTATTCCATTATTTTCAGAAGAATCAAAAGGAGAAAGTTCACCTCTTCCCTTACAAGAAGAGAAGGGAAAGGAAGAGAAAAAATAA
- the tpiA gene encoding triose-phosphate isomerase yields the protein MKKFIFGNWKMNMLKEDIKKWREDFLKEYSDKNEKIEIAVFVPFTHISYAKRILSKINVEVGAQNVYFEEKGAFTGEISPLHLKDLKVKRVIIGHSERRKIFKEDDDLLAKKLKKAIEFGFKPVFCVGETLEEREKGEIEKVLEKQIREGFKLLQKEEIKKIIIAYEPVWAIGTGRVATPDEALLAHKFIIEFMEKNFGVKVPVLYGGSITPENFDPLISKEEISGGLVGGTSLKGDLFAKLIKIALNYTL from the coding sequence ATGAAAAAATTTATATTTGGAAACTGGAAAATGAATATGTTAAAGGAAGATATTAAAAAGTGGAGAGAGGATTTTTTGAAGGAGTATAGTGATAAAAATGAAAAAATTGAAATAGCAGTTTTTGTTCCTTTTACTCACATAAGTTATGCAAAAAGGATTCTGTCAAAAATAAATGTTGAAGTTGGTGCTCAAAATGTGTATTTTGAGGAAAAGGGTGCTTTTACAGGTGAGATTTCTCCTTTACATCTTAAAGATTTAAAAGTAAAAAGAGTAATAATAGGGCATTCAGAAAGGAGAAAAATTTTTAAAGAAGATGATGATTTACTGGCAAAAAAATTAAAAAAGGCAATTGAATTTGGATTTAAACCCGTTTTCTGTGTTGGTGAAACTCTTGAAGAAAGAGAAAAAGGAGAAATAGAGAAAGTTCTTGAAAAACAGATAAGGGAAGGTTTTAAGCTTCTTCAAAAAGAAGAAATAAAAAAAATAATAATAGCCTATGAACCAGTTTGGGCAATAGGAACAGGAAGGGTAGCAACTCCTGATGAAGCACTTTTAGCTCATAAGTTTATAATTGAATTTATGGAAAAAAATTTTGGTGTAAAAGTTCCTGTATTATATGGAGGAAGTATAACCCCTGAGAATTTTGACCCTCTTATTTCAAAGGAAGAGATTTCAGGTGGTCTTGTTGGAGGAACCTCCTTGAAAGGAGATTTATTTGCAAAACTGATAAAAATTGCTTTAAATTATACTCTATGA
- a CDS encoding ribonuclease HII produces MESVYRFLDYINIKAKKPVGVDEAGRGPLAGPIVACALYVPEGENISFVRDSKILTYEKRREFLERLLEKNIKFGLGFVFPEEIDRIGIQEANYLAMKRAIRNLRIKPDLVLVDGFKIRSLKKRQVVVIKGDKRIDVIAGASIIAKVTRDMWMEAMHEIFPDYRFDINKGYYSDFHVEMIRKKGISPLHRKTFEPVKTILKERGIL; encoded by the coding sequence TTGGAGAGTGTTTACAGGTTTTTAGATTATATTAATATAAAGGCAAAAAAACCAGTTGGAGTAGACGAAGCAGGAAGAGGTCCACTTGCAGGTCCGATAGTTGCTTGTGCCTTATATGTTCCAGAAGGAGAAAATATTTCTTTTGTAAGGGATTCAAAAATTTTAACTTATGAGAAAAGAAGAGAGTTTTTAGAAAGGTTATTAGAAAAAAATATTAAATTTGGTTTAGGATTTGTTTTTCCAGAAGAGATTGATAGGATTGGTATTCAGGAAGCAAATTATCTTGCTATGAAAAGAGCGATAAGAAATTTAAGAATAAAGCCTGACCTTGTTCTTGTTGATGGATTTAAAATAAGGTCTTTAAAAAAGAGACAGGTGGTAGTTATAAAAGGTGATAAAAGAATTGATGTAATAGCAGGAGCAAGTATAATAGCAAAGGTAACAAGGGATATGTGGATGGAGGCTATGCATGAAATTTTTCCTGATTATAGATTTGATATAAATAAAGGATATTATTCTGATTTTCATGTTGAAATGATAAGGAAAAAGGGGATTTCTCCTTTACACAGGAAAACTTTTGAACCTGTTAAAACAATTTTAAAAGAAAGGGGGATTTTATGA
- the rplS gene encoding 50S ribosomal protein L19 codes for METLIKKVEEKFMKKDIPDFRAGDTVRVHVKITELKEDPKTKKLIEKTRIQPFEGIVLERRGSGLSETFTVRRVTQGIGVERTFPLHSPFIEKIEVVRRGKVRKAKIFWIREKKGKKARIKELK; via the coding sequence ATGGAGACTCTCATAAAAAAAGTTGAAGAGAAATTTATGAAAAAGGATATTCCTGATTTCAGGGCAGGTGATACTGTAAGGGTTCATGTTAAGATTACAGAATTAAAGGAAGATCCAAAAACAAAGAAGCTTATAGAGAAGACAAGAATTCAGCCTTTTGAAGGTATTGTTCTTGAAAGAAGAGGGAGTGGATTATCAGAAACTTTTACGGTTAGAAGAGTTACTCAGGGAATTGGTGTTGAAAGGACATTTCCTCTCCATTCACCTTTTATTGAAAAAATAGAAGTTGTTAGAAGGGGTAAGGTAAGAAAGGCGAAAATTTTCTGGATAAGGGAGAAAAAAGGTAAAAAGGCAAGAATTAAGGAGTTAAAGTAA
- the trmD gene encoding tRNA (guanosine(37)-N1)-methyltransferase TrmD, with protein sequence MNIYCITLFPDFFEKIKEFGPIKRAIISGSLLLKAIDLRKFAEGPKEVDDRPYGGGGGMVIRVDVTVKALKSIKENTYKILLDPRGRVLNQKIVHDLSKKESITIICGRYKGIDERIRDYVDDEISIGDYVISGGEPAAYVLIDAVSRLLPGSMGDKDSREEDSFEKGILGYPVYTKPREFEGKKVPEILISGNHEEVRKYLKKEALKETLLKRKDLIEKANLEEEDKILLKEIEKELKEKV encoded by the coding sequence ATGAATATCTATTGTATCACACTTTTCCCTGATTTTTTTGAAAAGATTAAAGAATTTGGTCCAATAAAAAGGGCAATAATATCGGGTTCGCTTTTACTTAAAGCAATTGATTTAAGAAAATTTGCAGAAGGTCCAAAGGAGGTAGACGATAGACCCTACGGTGGGGGAGGAGGAATGGTTATAAGGGTTGATGTTACTGTAAAGGCTTTGAAAAGTATAAAGGAAAATACTTATAAAATTCTACTTGATCCAAGAGGCAGGGTTCTGAATCAAAAAATAGTTCACGATTTATCAAAAAAAGAAAGTATAACAATTATATGTGGAAGATATAAGGGAATTGATGAAAGGATAAGAGATTATGTGGATGATGAAATTTCCATTGGTGATTATGTTATATCAGGAGGGGAACCAGCAGCATATGTTCTCATTGACGCAGTTTCAAGACTTTTACCCGGCTCAATGGGAGATAAGGATTCAAGAGAAGAAGATTCTTTTGAGAAGGGAATCCTTGGCTACCCTGTTTACACAAAGCCAAGAGAATTTGAAGGAAAAAAAGTTCCAGAAATTTTGATTTCAGGGAATCATGAAGAAGTAAGAAAGTATTTAAAAAAAGAAGCTCTTAAAGAAACACTTCTGAAGAGAAAAGACCTTATTGAAAAGGCAAATTTAGAGGAAGAGGATAAAATTCTCTTAAAAGAGATTGAAAAGGAATTAAAAGAAAAGGTATAA
- a CDS encoding KH domain-containing protein: MKGEQVELKDLIEYIVKHLVDEPNAVEVKEVSGERAVIYELRVRPTDVGKIIGKGGRTAQALRTLVSAVGAKKGKRALLDIIEPGSSGSF, translated from the coding sequence ATGAAAGGAGAACAGGTTGAACTCAAAGACCTAATAGAATATATCGTAAAACATCTTGTGGATGAACCTAATGCTGTAGAGGTTAAAGAGGTTTCAGGAGAAAGAGCTGTTATATATGAACTCAGAGTTAGACCCACAGATGTGGGAAAGATAATTGGAAAGGGTGGTAGAACTGCCCAGGCTCTAAGAACCCTTGTTAGTGCTGTTGGAGCTAAAAAGGGTAAAAGAGCTCTTCTTGACATTATAGAACCTGGTTCAAGTGGTAGTTTTTAA
- the rpsP gene encoding 30S ribosomal protein S16 encodes MLKIRLARFGKNKEPRYRIVVMDSRNKREGRVIDIIGHYDPKRDSDFKIDLQKIEEWTSKGAKMTERVISLVKRAKRESPASSN; translated from the coding sequence ATGCTGAAAATAAGACTTGCAAGATTTGGTAAAAATAAAGAACCCAGGTACCGAATTGTGGTTATGGATTCAAGAAATAAAAGGGAAGGAAGGGTTATTGATATAATTGGACATTATGACCCGAAAAGAGATTCTGATTTCAAGATTGATTTACAAAAAATTGAGGAATGGACTTCTAAAGGTGCTAAAATGACTGAAAGGGTTATTTCCCTTGTTAAGAGAGCAAAAAGAGAATCCCCCGCGTCTTCAAACTGA
- a CDS encoding CPBP family intramembrane glutamic endopeptidase — protein sequence MVLGYLLMLPLLIYASERPDFKKYYPEYKKALLSLRIFTIYEIINFFTYLSTEVFFRGVLVIGLSRFFGIKSILISNFPYVLVHFGKPVPEIYGSFIAGLVLGYIAYKDKSIFTPTLLHFSCAFTLDLIRFLEVNKI from the coding sequence ATGGTTTTAGGTTACCTTTTAATGCTTCCCCTTTTAATCTATGCATCTGAAAGACCTGATTTTAAAAAATATTATCCAGAATATAAAAAAGCACTTTTATCTTTAAGAATTTTTACAATTTATGAAATTATAAATTTTTTCACATATTTATCAACTGAAGTTTTCTTTAGAGGTGTTCTTGTTATCGGGCTTTCAAGATTTTTTGGAATAAAATCAATATTAATAAGTAATTTTCCTTATGTTCTCGTCCATTTTGGAAAACCTGTCCCTGAAATATACGGTTCCTTCATTGCCGGATTAGTTCTTGGATATATTGCCTATAAAGATAAATCCATTTTTACCCCAACACTACTCCACTTTTCCTGTGCCTTTACCCTTGATCTTATAAGGTTTTTAGAGGTAAATAAAATTTAA